The following DNA comes from Deltaproteobacteria bacterium.
GAAATCGAAGATGCCAAGCAAAAAGAAAATCGAGGAGCTAATAACGAAGATAATCAAGGAACGGCTCAGGAAAATCCAGACAAGCCATTGATCGCTGACTCTGGCGAAGTTATTCGTAAAGAAAAATGGACCCAGGACTTGCCTCAAAAGTATGATGATGTGGGTGACTTTTATCGTGTTAAAGAAATTCCTGGAATGTCTGAAAATGAAGTTTTAGATTCTGTTCAGACCCTAAATCCCGAACAAGTTCAGGGATCAAAGACGGTTCAGTTGTATCGAGGAAAATTAATATTAAGCCAAGTGAAACACCGATTTATAGTGAGTTCAAATAAAAATGAAGAGGCAAGAGAGCTCGAGGTAACCGGGGATGTGACTTTTAGCAACCAGAGCACCTTTCCATTTGTTTTAAAAGGAAAAGCAACTGATTTCGAGTTCCCGTTAGAGATTGCTGACAAAAACTCTAATTTAAAGAATGTATTTAAGGCAAAGGCCATTTGTTTGAAAGAACCAGCTGAAAATTCCTCAGTCGGTGATTCAAATGCTTCAAATATAAGTGACGAGTGTGATAAATTAGCTATCGATTTTTATTACAAAAATAAGGATGTTTTTTACACCGATCAGTTAATTTCGAAATCTTTTATTACTGCTGAAATTCAACATCCTGTTGAGGAGTTTGTAGTTCCTAATGAGTATTTTAATGGGATCCCCGAGGAAGAGTTAACTGATTACGATAAAAAACAAAAAAAGGGAAAGCACGAAGAGCCTCCCAGCACTGAGGATATCGCTAATCCCGAATTGCCATCCTATTTTATTAATCCAAATTTAGAAGATGTTTCTGCACTTTACCCTGAGGTTAAAAAAACTATAGATGAAGCTAAAATAGAAAAAATTAAAGTTCCTAAGAAATTAAAGGTCCTGCCAGAACTGACTGGAGATGAAAAAATTCCAGAAGGTCCTGATTTGATAGGTCCACCTCCAGCCATGGATCTTAATCCTGGGTTACCGAAATCCCCACCTCTTGTGAAATCACCAAAGCCAAAGAAAGAAGAGGCAATTCCTAAGGTGGAGAGCCCTATCGCAGAGAACCCTAAGAAAGAGACAACTTTGCCTAACATAAAACCTGTTAAGCCGATCACGCCTGAATCCAAACCAGATGCCAAACCTGAATCCAAACCTGAATCCAAACCTGAAGCCAAACCTGAAGCCAAACCAAAGCAGCCTGTTGTCGATGGTCCTCCTGCTCATCGTCCACCTGCAAACCCTGCAAACCCTGCAAGTCCAGCAAGTCCAGCAAGTCCAGCTAAGCCTGGTGCTGCGGTTGTTGAGGTGACTGCCAATAATCAACGCCCTAAGGATCAGGCCTGGGGAAAGCCTCACACTGGGAGATATATCAAGAGCCAGCAAAGAACTATTTTCTTAACTCAGTCTAATAGTTTGCTAGAGGCTTTTCAAAAAATAGGACCCGATTCTGGATTTTCGATATGGAGCCCAAAAAAGTTAAGACATTACGGCACCTATGATATTGTCGAATCCATTGTCAATATAGGAGAATGGATCAAAGACAATATTCCTAGCTTCACCTTAAAAGTGAATGACATGTCAGGAAAAAATGGCGGAAACATAGGTCATTCTAGCCATAAAACAGGGATGGATGTGGATTTGTCCTATGTGACAAAGAATCCAAAAATGGCATTTATGGATATGGATCGAGTCAAAGGGGCCTTGCCACACCCTGAATTTCAGGGGGCTGAGCAGTGGAAACTTTTCAAAGCCGCTTTTGATTTGGCTCCTGTAGAGGTTATTTATGTGAATCGGAAGATTAAAAATGAAATGTGCCGGCAGGCCTTATTATCCAAGGATTTGCCGTCAAATACCGATACGAAATCAGAGGCAGCTAGAATGTTGACTCGCCTAGTGGTTATTGATAACAACCACGGTGACCATTGGCATTTAAGAATGGATTGTAAAACTCTTAATTTTATGAAAGTACAAAGAAATTGTATCTCTCAGCCCCAACCGTTTGTGGGGCCAGAATGTCAAAAAATCAGCCTGAAATAATACTTGCCATTGTGTATTATTTTGTTTAAATCATGTCTCAACCAATCAGGCTCAAAAAGTGTTTATAAATTTTTATAATCCGCCTCGTTTGAGAAAGGCATAGTATGAAACAGAAAACCCATTCGGGGGCAAAAAAACGCATGCGTTTGTTGCCAAGTGGTAAAGTGAAAAGAAAGCAAACTAAAATGCGTCACTTAAACTCTCACATGAAATCAAAAACCAAGAGACATTTAGGTCAAACAGCTTATGTTGACGATGCTAACATGTACCAAACAAGCCGAACGCTTGTATTCTAAGGAGAAAAAATGCCACGCGTAAAATCAGGTAAAACAAATCATGCACGTCATAAAAAAGTATTAAAAAGAGCTAAGGGTTTTTACTCAGCCGGCTCCAGAGCTTTCATCCATGCAACTGAAAAAGTGGATAGAGCTATGGCCTATATGTTCAAAGGTCGTAAGATGCGAAAAAGAGAATTTCGCGCTCTTTGGAATCAAAGGATCAATGCCGCAGCCAGATTGAATGGGACTTCCTATTCAAGACTTATTGGTGGGCTTATCAAAGCGGGTGTTGAGGTGAATAGAAAGAATTTATCAGAATTAGCTATTAATGATCCAACAGCTTTTACAAAAATGTGCGGTTACGCCCTTAAATAAGATAGTGAATTAAATCATCAGATTAAAGCAAATTAATAAAGGGCTTTCCCAAAGAAAGCCCTTTTCTTTTGGAAAAAAAATATGGGATCAGAGCTTCAAGAGTTTAAAAAAAGAAAAAAAGATCATATTCAAATGGCTCTTAATAAAGAATCACAGTATTTGAAAACAAATCCATTAGAAAAAATAAAATTAAAGCATACCGCGTTTCCAGAGTTAGATTGGTCAGAATTAGATTCTACATGTTATTATTTAGAGCATCAATTAGGAGCTCCTTTTTTTATAAGCTCTATGACCGCAGGACATGATAAGGGAATGGAAATTAATTTAGCACTTGCTGAATTAAGTGCTGAAAAAAAAATATTGATGGGAGTAGGGTCCCAACGGCGTGAGCTTTTTGATGATTCGGCAAAAAAAGAATGGAAAAAGCTCAGAAAAAAAAATCCTAAAGCTTTATTGTTATCAAATATCGGCTTAAGTCAGTTGATTCAAACTCCCGCAGATAAAATTCTTCAAATTATAGATAATTTAGAATCTATAGGCTTAATCATTCACACAAATCCCCTGCAGGAGTGCATCCAAAAAGAAGGAACTCCTCAATTTAAAATGGGGCTAAGTTCTATTGAAAGGTTAGTAAGAGCGGTTCCAGTTCCAGTGATTGTGAAAGAAGTGGGAAATGGTTTTTCAGAAGAAGACAGAAGACGCTTAAAAAATACAGGGATATACGCTTTAGATCTATCGGCGAAGGGAGGAACCGATTGGTCCAGAGTAGAAGCTCTTCGCTTTCCCAGGAATTCCAAAGAACGAGCCTCTGGATTTATTTTTTCGGAATGGGGTTATAGTCTTCCTGAAATGATGCTAGATAGTGAAAAATTAAATCTTTCATATGAAACCTGGGGCAGTGGTGGTATAAGATCGGGATTAGATATTGCGAAGGTTCTGGCTTTGGGCTGTCAAAAAGTGGGTCTGGCTCAACCCTGGTTAGAGGCTTTGTTAAAACCTGCGGCGAAAAATGGCAGGATTAGTGAGTGCAAACTAAATAAAAAAGCATTGTATGATTTTTACACTCAGATAGAGAAAGAAATGAAAGTAGCTCTTTTTTGTACGGGATCAAAAAATATTAAAGAGTTACAAAACAAAAAGGTTATGTATGTCGCGGATTAAAAACTTAAGTGATATATTCAAAGGTTTTTCAAAATTAAATTTAAATCAAAGAATTCAAAAAATTTTTGAAGCTGGGTCCATCAATGAAGAGGATTTAAAGTTTTTAAAGTCAGGTGGCCTCAAAGATACTCAATTAGGAGAAAAATTTATTGAAAATACAATTGGGTATTTTCAGATGCCTATGGGGGTAGCCACCCAATTTTGTATTGATGGCAAAGAGCTTTTTATTCCCATGGCCGTGGAGGAAACTTCCATCATAGCTGCTGCAAGTAAAACCGCAAAATGGATTAAAGAAACGGGAACTATCACTACCGAAGTTATGGGGACCGATATTATAGGGCAAATACAAATTGGAAAAGTTCGTCATCTTTCAAATCTTAAAAATGTAATTCACAAAAATAAAAACTTTCTTATTAATTTAGCTAATACAGAGGTCGTTCCTAATTTGGTTCAACGGGGTGGAGGCGTCCGCGATATACAGCTAAGGGAATTGAAAAGGGATGATGGTCAGGACATGGCGGTGATTCACATTTTGATGAATCCTTGTGATGCAATGGGGGCTAATCTCATCAACCAAGTTTGTGAGTTCTTAAAATCTCCAATTCAGGAACTGAGTAACGAAACGGTAACCATGTGTATCCTGTCCAATTTGGCAGATTCTAAAATAACAAGGGCCGTAGTTGAAATGCTCGTGGATGAGGAACTTGGAATAAAAATCCAAGAAGCCAGTTTATTTGCAGAACTGGATTCCTATAGAGCGGCTACCAATAATAAAGGCGTTCTTAACGGTATTGATCCGATTCTTATTGCCACGGGAAATGATTGGAGAGCCGTTGAAGCGGGGATCCATGCCTACGCTGCCAGATCAGGACACTACACTTCTATTACCAAATGGAGATTTGATAAAGACACAGGGATCCTGAAGGGAGTATTTGAAGCTCCTCTCATTGTTGGAACGGTGGGTGGAGTTACCAATTTGCATCCCATGGCAAAAATGTCACTTCGTATGTTAGGTGTACAGTCTTCCAATGACTTATCTAGAATAGCAGCAGCAGTTGGACTGGTCCAGAATCTGGGAGCTTTAAGAGCCTTGACCACTGTAGGAATTATTGAAGGACATATGAAACTTCATATAAAAAATTTAAGCCTAGGAGTTGGTGCCACTGAAACAGAAATTCCTCTGCTAGAAACCAAACTTGAAGAAATTTTAACACTTACCAAAAGAATCACCTTAAGTCATGCTATGGAAGTTCTTAAAGAGATCCGAACCAGTCAGCGAATGTGAAAACAGAATACTTTTCGTTAAAAATTCCAGGAAAAACTTTTATCTCCGGGGAGTACTTGGCTTTACGTGGAGGAAGCAGCTTGTTGGCCTCTACTCTTCCCGGGTTTGAAGTTTTTTTTATTCCTAAAAAGAAACAAACCAAAAAATTGGATTTGATTCCTCAACTTGCCGAAAAACATCAATTAAGTGTTGAAAAGTTTGATGTTTCCTTCTTAGGAAAAATTCAATCACCTGCGGAGATTTATTTTCAGAGACATCTAGAAGTGTTCAATGATTGGGAGATCCTTTTTTATGATGGCTATCAACAAAAAGGTGGGTTTGGGGCCAGCACCGCTCAATTTTTAGCACTTTATCAGTTTTGTCTTATTGAAAAAAATGATTTTAAGAATTTAAGTATAGAAGAAAAATCCCTAGAAACAATTCTTCTTGAATATTGGCAATGTCAAAGTGATTTAAGTCAAACGAGCCCCAGTGGAAATGATCTTTTGGCCCAACATTTTGCCGGTTTTAATATCATTGAAAAAGAATTTATTTCTAACAATCAAAATGAAGACAAAATTCAAAATAAAATGAAAATTCAACGTCGTTCGTTGGAATGGAAGTTCAAGAATTTAGATTTTACTCTTTGTTTGACGGGGAACAAAACTCCCACGCACACACATCTTCAAAACCTTAAAAGTTTTGATGAAAAAAAACTTGTTCAGATTCAAGGCAAAACTGAAGGGGCTTTTGATTCAGGAAATGAAAGATCTTTTGCAGAGGAAATTAACCATTGGTATGAAGAGCTCTTGGATCTTCAGTTAGTATGTGAAAACACTCAAAAATTAGTTAGGGATTTTAATAAAGAGATGAGTATCCATTCATCTCGAATGGCAATCAAAGGATGTGGGGCTTTAGGCAGTGATGTTCTTTTTATTTTGTATGACAAATCTGACACTTCATTGGTAAAAGACTGGCTCCATCATCATCAGCTATTAACTTCTTTTACATCTAATGATATATGGATCCAACCTATTCAGTTTGAAAGGAAAATATGGATTTAAAGGTGTATTCGGCTCCTTCAAATATCGCCCTTATAAAGTACATGGGAAAAACCAACGCCATGGATAATCTTCCAACGAATACTTCTCTTTCTTATACCTTAGAGCATTTAAGAACTTTTATAACCTTAGAAAAAAATGATAAAGATGAATGGCGGGTTTTGCAGGGTGATGGATTGTTTCCTTTAGTTTTATCAGAAAAAGGAAAGCAAAAGTTTATCAATCACTTGTCTTTTTTACGAGAACAGGCTCAGGTTAAAGAATTTTTTTTGATAAAATCGGCTAATAATTTTCCTTCAGATTGTGGGATCGCCAGTTCCAGTTCTAGCTTTGCAGCTCTGACAATGGCAGCAATGAATGAATTTCAAAAGTTATCCAATAACTTGTTAGATTTGTCGCCGTCTAACTTATCAGCGCTTTCTAGAAGAGGCTCAGGATCTTCATGTCGCAGTTTTTTTTCACCCTGGTGTGCCTGGAAAACCGATCGAGGATTTTCATTGGATTTCCCGTACACTCATCTACATCATATTGTTATTTTGGTAGATATAAGAAAAAAAGAAGTCTCTTCAAGTGAAGCGCACTTGCGTGTTACAACCAGCCCTTTTTTTCAAGAGCGACTGACCAATGTAGAAAAGCGGTTTCATGATCTTTCATTGGCATTAAAGAATTCGAACTGGTTGATACTTCGAAAGCTTTGTTTTGATGAATTCACAGAAATGCACCAACTATTTGAATCTTCGATGCCTCCATTCAGTTATCGCAATGAAGCTACTTTTAAGGTGATAGATCAACTTCTTTTATTAGAGAAAAAAAATCAAGAAAAGGCCCCAATCATTACGATGGATGCGGGTAGCAACATTCATCTCCTTTTTAAGAATGAGGATCTAGATCTGGCGAAAAAATATCGTTCTCTTTTTAACGGTTACGATTTGTTAACTTCTTTTCAGAAGGAATTAAAATGAGCTCTGTGTTTAGAACTGTCGCTTATGGAAAGTGGATTCTTTCTGGTGAACACAGCGTTTTAAGAGGTCAGGAAGCCATAGTGGTGCCTTTGTTTTCTAAGAAATTGTATTTTGAATTTCTTCCTGGATCTCAAATCGATGGGCTTCGCATTCATATTGAAGGAAGTCATTCGAGTGATATTGAATCTATTGTAAGGGCTTTGTTTTCCAAAGCTATTGAGATCCTGGAATTAAAGAAGTTTAATCTTTCAGGTGATATTCGTATTCAAAACGAAATTCCTTTAGGTTCTGGGCTAGGAGCTAGCTCTAGTCTCTGCGTGGCCTTTGGTAGATGGTTTTGTTCAATGAACTTGATTGAACCGAATAAAGTCTATGAATTTTCTAGGAACCTAGAAAACCTGTTTCATGGTGAAAGCAGTGGGGTTGATATAGCGGTGGTTCTTAACGAAAAACCTCTTATCTTTAAAAGACCCCAATCAATAGAATATATAGAAAATTATTTTAAACCGCATCTTTATCTTTCTTATTCGGGTCAAAGAGGAGTCACAAAAGACTGTGTTGAAAAGGTTAAAAAAATATTTTTAGTTGATCCCGAAAAAGCTCAACGATTGGATCAATCCATGGTGGAAACGACTCAGTTGCTCAAGCAGGCATTTATCGTTTCTAATGAATTTAACAATTCAAATGCAGTCAACAGTGATCAGAATCGCGAGAAACAAATGATCTTAGGAATAAATAATGCTTATTCCATATTTCAGGAGTGGGGGCTAACTCGTGGAGCGATTGATGAGCATATTAGCTCGCTAAAAAGGATGGGTGCTCTGGCATGTAAACCCACGGGGAGTGGTGGTGGTGGCTACGTCTTAAGTTTATGGCCCAGATCTATGGTACCTTCAGAACAAACAGAATTTGAATTTATCCCCATTTGAATGGTTAGTAAAGAACGTCAAGATAAACAACTCCGTTCTGTGCAGAACCCGCAGAGACACAAGTGCCTACATTTGTCGTGTCAACATAACACCCTGAAACTGAAACACCACCTCCTGAACCGTATCTTAAAGGAGTCATACCTCCATACCAACTTCCAGAATTAAGGATTCCACCGGCACTCCAATAGGAAACGCCAATGGAACCATAACCTGTAGATACGCCATTAGCTCCACAGTGACCTGGTTGTCCAAATCCTCCATAATAAATACTGTCCGTCGCTTGTCTATTGGGAGCATAGGACGTTGGAGTTCCGCTACCAAAAACAGCGCCAGGTAGTGGACCTGGAACAAGCGCTCCAGTATAGGAATCAATTCCAAAAGTGCAAGCAATTCAGGTTCTTGTAATGGGCCTCCAGATGGACAACAAATTTATTTAAAGCTATGGTCTGGCGTGAAAACCGCTGATGCTTCTCCCATTCACGGTTTACAAGTTTGGGATAGCGAAACTGGTTTTAATGCCTGTGGTGGTAAAATTGGCTTACCTTCAAGTGTAAAATCTGAAATTGGCGTGGATTTTAGTTCCAATGGAGCGGCTGATTCTACCTTCTCATTTGCTACATCAGTCACTAACTTCTTAGATCAGGTGACAAGCACAACAGGAACTGTGACTCTAACAGACAACTGGAAGATGAGCACAGCAACACTTCAACATAGCGTGAATCCTGGTTGTAGCGCTACAGACATCACTATTGGTGGTACTTCTTACTCTATGGCATGGAAGTGTGGACCAGATAATGCGAGTCTTTACCAAGTCAGTTTAGGAGGTGGTTGTGTGGTTACGGCAACTTCGAAACTCGCGGAAGTTCAAAACTGGAGTGGTATGACTTGTGTTAATAAATGGGCCGTCACCAATTCTTCAAACTTCGTTCAAACAAGTAGTTCAGTGAATTTCAATTGGACAGATTTGAATGCCTCACAATTGGCTTCAGGAACTTCATATTCTTCAATCGCAAACTCTGGCAGTTCTGATTCAGCCAAATTAGCACAATTGCAGTGTTATTCAGAGTATTACTATCGTTCTGGATTAGAGCGATCAGGTGCTGCTTGCTTACCAAGAGTTGCCACAGATTGGTCATCTTCAAATCCAGCTGATTTTGTGAAAGTTAATTTCCGGCCAAGCCAAATGGTGTTTTTTGACCAATATAAGCCATTCCCGGATGGCAGTGGTGGAACGATTTTAACTAGACAAGAACACTATAATGGAGTTCAAGTTAACGGTAATAGTTGGGTTAATTGCAAAGTCATTGATACCGGTGGTTTATCCATTAAAAAAATCAGCGATTCAAAATTATTGGCCACTTATCAATCTTCAGAAATCTCTACAAGTACAGGAAAACCTGCTTGTATGGCTAAATTTTCTGGTAAGAAGACAACATTCGTATTTTATTTAACCAAATAGTAATGATTATTGTCTGTGTGATGAAAATAAACATATTTATTTTCATCACTTAAAAGGAATATTAAGGTTTTTCAGGGCCGAGAATCTTCTCGGCCCATAACAAGACTCTGCTAGCTAACAGAATGCAATTTTGAAAATCCTCGTGGCTTAATTCTTCACTGCCTTCTTCGTATTTTCTTATAGTGGCATACTGAGAAAGTGTTCCAAGTAGAAAGGCATCTGGAGGAACTACTTTTTCTGGAAGCACAGCCACCAGGGCTTCTAAATCGTGGGTGTGCGGGATGGGTTTTTCATAAAAACAAAGGACAGCCTTCAATAGCTTTTCCGTACATTGTTGTGAGTGGTAAACAATGTTCTCTGGTCGTCCAATTTTTGCGGCACTCAATGCCTTGGCAGAATCTAAATCCCCTTTAGCAATACGTGCAAGCTCATAGGCATATTTTTTCTTATACTTTTTAGCGAGTGGACCCATTTAAACTCCAATTTGGATGTAATTCAACACCCGATTCTTTGATATCAAAACAGACGCCGCCAATTTCACTTCTTTTGATAAAGTCACTTTTTTTGAAAACAAGAAGGTCGAGTGGCCATTGGGATAACCGACCTGACTCATAAATTTTTTGCAAGAAAAGCTTAGGACTCTCCTCATCAGGAATAATGACAGCTAGGTCTAAATCTGATTCTGCTGTAAATCGGTCAGCTACAAAAGAACCAAAAATATAGATGGACGAATTTGGTTGTATTGACAGAACTCGCTCAATAATTCCCTTCAGAAGGGTTATCCAGAAGGGATCAGAAGTAGAAAGACGATTAAGCCGAAGAAGTGACATACCAGGGTAAGTCTATCTCTAAAATCTCAATAGTCAATCTACATCAAAGGCAGGTTGAAACATAATCTCAGTCCGGTATCTTTTTGTTGTACATATACTGGCAAGCATTTTTTTCAAGTGACGTTCCTATACTCAGAATCCCCAGTCTGTAATATTAGATCAGAAAGATTCTTTTAATAAAGGATAATGAGTCAGAAATTTCAATTTGATACAAATTCTAATCATTATCTGGGGACATTCATGTACCTAGATATATCAAACAGGAACAACGCCTGAATAAAAATCTTTAAGGAATAACGTTGATTTAATGAAAGAATAGTGAAAGAATAGCGAAAGAATGTTTCTTTCACAAGAGTTTACTTATTCTAAAGTTATGGTTGAAAGCCTAGTTGAAATTTCTAGAATGCAAGGGGAAATTTCAGCAAAAGTATTTTCATTATCTGATAGATTATTTTATAGACAACAAAGCCTAGCTGAATCAGCTCATTTTTCTACTAAAATTGAAGGAAATCAGCTGACTTTAAAACAGGTTACAGAGACGCTGGGTCAGAAAACTCATCTCAAAGCGTCTAGAGAACTCAAAGAGGTTATTAATTATGCGAAAGCTCGTCAATTTATATTCGAATCAAATATCAACATAAACAAAATCAATCTTTTAAAAAGTCATGACATTCTGCTCACAGGAATTTTGCTTAAATCAATAAGAGGGAAATACCGACAACTTCAAAATGCCATAAAAGATTCCAAGACTCAGAAAGTTATTTATCTCCCCCCAGAGTGGACAGATGTAGAAGATTTAATGAAAAATCTTTTTAAAATTGCTTTTTTAAAAAAACCTTCAATCGCAGAAGCTGTTATTGACTCTGGAATTTTTCATTTTCATTTCGAATCTATTCATCCTTTTTTGGATGGCAATGGCCGTCTGGGACGACTTTGGTCAACTAATATACTTAGGCATGGTGGTTTAAGTTTTGTTGAATTCGTGGCATTTGAAAAATATCACGAATTGAATCGAAAAACATATTATGAACAGTTGCATGCCTTGCAGGGTGATATTTTTTATAATATTTCTGCTCGTCTAGATTTGACTCCTTGGTTAGAATATTGGATTAAAGGTTTATTATACTCAATTAAAGAGGCTTATTCGCGAATTGAAAATTTGAGTTTTGAAAAAGAAGAATTGTTTTTAGAGAAGCGTCTTTCTATGGGTATAAACTTATTTAAATCCCATAAAAAAATATCTGCCGAGCAATATCAATTGCTAGCCAATATTGGAAGGACTCAAGCGGTAGAAGATTTAAACAAACTCATTCATTTAAAAATAATAAAAAAAATAGGTGGAGGTCGCTCTACTGTTTATATTCTTATGGAATGAAGATTCCATATTTTTCCAAAATTTTTGAAAGTCCAAGAAGTGGAATTCCTTGAATAGCTGTGGGATCTGTTGATTCAATAGTTTCTATGATCTGAATTCCGTGAGCCTCCATTTTATAGGAGCCAGCGCAGTCCCAGGGGGAATCAAGATCGACATAGCTTTCGATTTGGGCTCGTCGTAAAGGCTTTATTTTAATTTTAGTTATATTTAGTATGTCTTCTTGATAAGCGCCATCGAGCACCGTAAGAGCGGTTATTAATTCATGAGTTTGGCCTTGAAGTTTCATGAGTTGAAGAATGGCCTTCTCGCGTGTCCCTGCTTTTCCAAGAATTTCATTGTGAAGATGAACCAGCTGGTCGCCGCCAATGGTGATTTGGTCTTCCTTGGCTACCGAAGAGGCTTTCAAATAGCTTAATCGCAAAGCCAATACAGAAGGATTAAGGGAACAGTTTTTGTTTTTTTCGAAATCTTCATCAATCAATGGATTTTGCGATTCAAAGGTTAGACCAAGAATTTTTAATTGCTGTTGCCTGTAGAGGGAAGAACTTGCTAATACTATTTTTTTCATCTCGGTTTGTCCACTTGTACCACCCTGCGGCCTCGATTTAAGTCTTTTCAGACAGGCCTCGACAATTCTATTGCAAATGAAAATAATTTTCAACTATATTCCAGAAATGATAAAAAAAATAGAAGAAAAATTGTTACCTCGGCAAATAGATAATGAAACCTTATTTTTTGATGAAAAATGGACGGAGGATGACTTTCGAAATATCATTAGGAAGATAAATTTAAAGGTCACTCCCCAAAGGATGCAGATCTTAAAGGTGCTTCATGAGAACAGAAAACATATCACGGCTCAAGAACTTTTTGAGAAAGTGCAAAAGATCAATTCAGCCTTAGGATTTGCGACAGTCTATCGGTTTTTAAAAGACCTCTCAAAAGTGAATTCAGTAACAGAAGTAAGGATGGGCGGGATGCCTACGCGTTATGAGCTCACTCCCAAAAAACATCATGATCACATGACCTGCACTCAGTGCGGTCGTATTGTTGAATTTGAAAATAAAAATATCGAGGTGTTGCAGGAAAAGGTGGCTCATCAATATGGTTTTAAATTAACTCATCACGTGTTAGAACTTTACGGAGTGTGTCCGGCATGTCAGACTTAAGCACGATGAATGAGATCAAGATCGATGAAGAAGTAATTATTATTAAAAATGCCAGGGAACATAATTTAAAATCTCTCAACTTAAATATCCCCAGGAATAAAATAACTGTTTTTACAGGGCTCAGCGGTTCAGGAAAATCCTCCCTCGCCTTTGACACGATCTATGCAGAAGGGCAACGCCGTTACATAGATAGTTTGTCTTCCTACGCCAAACAATTTCTCGAGCAATTAAAGAAACCTGAAGTGGACTCCATAACGGGTTTATCTCCGGCCATTGCGATTGATCAAAAGTCCGTAGGGAGTAATCCAAGATCCACAGTAGGTACCGTTACCGAAATTTATGATTTCTTAAGGTTATTGTATGCAAAGGTCGGAACTCCCTTATGTCCGCAGCATCAAATTCCCGTGACATCACAAACGCCACAAGAAATTGTGAGTGATATTTTGAAGTTAGGGGATAACCATAAGATTTATATCTTGGCTCCTATGGCCCAAGGAAAAAAAGGGGAGTTTTTAAATGAATTTCAAAAATGGCAAAAAAAAGG
Coding sequences within:
- the mvaD gene encoding diphosphomevalonate decarboxylase encodes the protein MDLKVYSAPSNIALIKYMGKTNAMDNLPTNTSLSYTLEHLRTFITLEKNDKDEWRVLQGDGLFPLVLSEKGKQKFINHLSFLREQAQVKEFFLIKSANNFPSDCGIASSSSSFAALTMAAMNEFQKLSNNLLDLSPSNLSALSRRGSGSSCRSFFSPWCAWKTDRGFSLDFPYTHLHHIVILVDIRKKEVSSSEAHLRVTTSPFFQERLTNVEKRFHDLSLALKNSNWLILRKLCFDEFTEMHQLFESSMPPFSYRNEATFKVIDQLLLLEKKNQEKAPIITMDAGSNIHLLFKNEDLDLAKKYRSLFNGYDLLTSFQKELK
- a CDS encoding penicillin-insensitive murein endopeptidase, with the protein product MQLKYSMIKGAVIFIFLLILGCGKGFKTKENPYLEKVIEIEDAKQKENRGANNEDNQGTAQENPDKPLIADSGEVIRKEKWTQDLPQKYDDVGDFYRVKEIPGMSENEVLDSVQTLNPEQVQGSKTVQLYRGKLILSQVKHRFIVSSNKNEEARELEVTGDVTFSNQSTFPFVLKGKATDFEFPLEIADKNSNLKNVFKAKAICLKEPAENSSVGDSNASNISDECDKLAIDFYYKNKDVFYTDQLISKSFITAEIQHPVEEFVVPNEYFNGIPEEELTDYDKKQKKGKHEEPPSTEDIANPELPSYFINPNLEDVSALYPEVKKTIDEAKIEKIKVPKKLKVLPELTGDEKIPEGPDLIGPPPAMDLNPGLPKSPPLVKSPKPKKEEAIPKVESPIAENPKKETTLPNIKPVKPITPESKPDAKPESKPESKPEAKPEAKPKQPVVDGPPAHRPPANPANPASPASPASPAKPGAAVVEVTANNQRPKDQAWGKPHTGRYIKSQQRTIFLTQSNSLLEAFQKIGPDSGFSIWSPKKLRHYGTYDIVESIVNIGEWIKDNIPSFTLKVNDMSGKNGGNIGHSSHKTGMDVDLSYVTKNPKMAFMDMDRVKGALPHPEFQGAEQWKLFKAAFDLAPVEVIYVNRKIKNEMCRQALLSKDLPSNTDTKSEAARMLTRLVVIDNNHGDHWHLRMDCKTLNFMKVQRNCISQPQPFVGPECQKISLK
- a CDS encoding type 2 isopentenyl-diphosphate Delta-isomerase, coding for MGSELQEFKKRKKDHIQMALNKESQYLKTNPLEKIKLKHTAFPELDWSELDSTCYYLEHQLGAPFFISSMTAGHDKGMEINLALAELSAEKKILMGVGSQRRELFDDSAKKEWKKLRKKNPKALLLSNIGLSQLIQTPADKILQIIDNLESIGLIIHTNPLQECIQKEGTPQFKMGLSSIERLVRAVPVPVIVKEVGNGFSEEDRRRLKNTGIYALDLSAKGGTDWSRVEALRFPRNSKERASGFIFSEWGYSLPEMMLDSEKLNLSYETWGSGGIRSGLDIAKVLALGCQKVGLAQPWLEALLKPAAKNGRISECKLNKKALYDFYTQIEKEMKVALFCTGSKNIKELQNKKVMYVAD
- a CDS encoding HEPN domain-containing protein yields the protein MGPLAKKYKKKYAYELARIAKGDLDSAKALSAAKIGRPENIVYHSQQCTEKLLKAVLCFYEKPIPHTHDLEALVAVLPEKVVPPDAFLLGTLSQYATIRKYEEGSEELSHEDFQNCILLASRVLLWAEKILGPEKP
- a CDS encoding hydroxymethylglutaryl-CoA reductase, degradative, giving the protein MSRIKNLSDIFKGFSKLNLNQRIQKIFEAGSINEEDLKFLKSGGLKDTQLGEKFIENTIGYFQMPMGVATQFCIDGKELFIPMAVEETSIIAAASKTAKWIKETGTITTEVMGTDIIGQIQIGKVRHLSNLKNVIHKNKNFLINLANTEVVPNLVQRGGGVRDIQLRELKRDDGQDMAVIHILMNPCDAMGANLINQVCEFLKSPIQELSNETVTMCILSNLADSKITRAVVEMLVDEELGIKIQEASLFAELDSYRAATNNKGVLNGIDPILIATGNDWRAVEAGIHAYAARSGHYTSITKWRFDKDTGILKGVFEAPLIVGTVGGVTNLHPMAKMSLRMLGVQSSNDLSRIAAAVGLVQNLGALRALTTVGIIEGHMKLHIKNLSLGVGATETEIPLLETKLEEILTLTKRITLSHAMEVLKEIRTSQRM
- the rplT gene encoding 50S ribosomal protein L20; the protein is MPRVKSGKTNHARHKKVLKRAKGFYSAGSRAFIHATEKVDRAMAYMFKGRKMRKREFRALWNQRINAAARLNGTSYSRLIGGLIKAGVEVNRKNLSELAINDPTAFTKMCGYALK
- the rpmI gene encoding 50S ribosomal protein L35, with protein sequence MKQKTHSGAKKRMRLLPSGKVKRKQTKMRHLNSHMKSKTKRHLGQTAYVDDANMYQTSRTLVF